The following are from one region of the Prionailurus bengalensis isolate Pbe53 chromosome A2, Fcat_Pben_1.1_paternal_pri, whole genome shotgun sequence genome:
- the FAM71F1 gene encoding protein FAM71F1 isoform X2, with protein MLSSVPQRKTQWKSKKTVQVTRSYPIFPSLNAGEEVRGLLPVDGEPNPGVGLGVEEGLLCQMVHSPEFNLFPDSVVFESNFVQVKKGRNWIDIYKASNTMAVGVTSSVPCLPLPNILLMASVKWHQGQSQTWNRPSKAPNIILKRILPLKFVELQVCDRLQRILRLRTVTEKIYYLRLHPDHPETVFRFWIRLVQILQKGLSITTKDPRILVTHCLVPKNSCSPSGDSNLVQKTPQASQPSESLMQLMAKGESEALSQIFADLHQPRQLRSSKKTQTKRDGPEKDTPSEDSIPCTRDLSWRDSFTYGEWERENPSGPQPLSLLSTLAASTGPQLSPLIGNCI; from the exons ATGTTGTCATCAGTTCCACAGAGAAAGACTCAgtggaaatcaaagaagacagtGCAAGTCACGAGATCCTATCCAATCTTCCCCTCCCTGAATGCCGGGGAAGAAGTCAGGGGCCTCTTGCCTGTGGATGGGGAGCCAAACCCTGGAGTGGGCCTGGGTGTGGAGGAGGGATTGCTCTGCCAGATGGTTCACTCTCCAGAATTCAACCTATTTCCTGACTCAGTGGTGTTTGAAAGCAACTTTGTCCAG GTCAAAAAGGGCAGGAACTGGATAGACATCTACAAAGCCTCCAACACCATGGCCGTTGGGGTGACCTCCTCCGtgccctgcctgccccttcccAATATCCTCCTCATGGCTAGTGTCAAATGGCACCAGggacagagccagacatggaacAGACCATCTAAAGCCCCAAACATCATCCTGAAGAG GATACTCCCCCTGAAGTTTGTGGAGCTCCAGGTCTGTGACCGGCTTCAACGCATCCTGCGGTTGAGGACAGTCACTGAGAAGATCTACTACCTAAGGCTCCACCCTGACCATCCAGAGACTGTCTTCCGCTTCTGGATCCGACTGGTTCAGATTCTGCAGAAGGGCCTGTCCATCACCACCAAAGACCCTAGGATTCTTGTCACTCACTGTCTGGTACCCAAGAACAGCTGCAGCCCCTCGGGAGACTCGAAC TTAGTACAGAAGACACCCCAAGCCTCCCAGCCCAGTGAGAGCCTCATGCAGCTGATGGCTAAGGGGGAAAGTGAAGCACTCTCTCAGATTTTTGCCGACTTGCACCAGCCCCGCCAGTTAAG GAGCAGCAAAAAGACACAGACCAAAAGGGACGGCCCAG AGAAAGATACTCCCAGTGAAGACAGCATCCCTTGTACCCGAGACCTCAGCTGGAGGGACTCGTTCACTTatggagagtgggaaagagagaacccctcGGGTCCGCAGCCCCTTTCACTCCTCAGCACCCTGGCAGCCTCCACGGGGCCACAGCTGTCCCCACTCATAG GAAATTGTATTTGA
- the FAM71F1 gene encoding protein FAM71F1 isoform X1, whose protein sequence is MLSSVPQRKTQWKSKKTVQVTRSYPIFPSLNAGEEVRGLLPVDGEPNPGVGLGVEEGLLCQMVHSPEFNLFPDSVVFESNFVQVKKGRNWIDIYKASNTMAVGVTSSVPCLPLPNILLMASVKWHQGQSQTWNRPSKAPNIILKRILPLKFVELQVCDRLQRILRLRTVTEKIYYLRLHPDHPETVFRFWIRLVQILQKGLSITTKDPRILVTHCLVPKNSCSPSGDSNLVQKTPQASQPSESLMQLMAKGESEALSQIFADLHQPRQLSSRSSKKTQTKRDGPEKDTPSEDSIPCTRDLSWRDSFTYGEWERENPSGPQPLSLLSTLAASTGPQLSPLIGNCI, encoded by the exons ATGTTGTCATCAGTTCCACAGAGAAAGACTCAgtggaaatcaaagaagacagtGCAAGTCACGAGATCCTATCCAATCTTCCCCTCCCTGAATGCCGGGGAAGAAGTCAGGGGCCTCTTGCCTGTGGATGGGGAGCCAAACCCTGGAGTGGGCCTGGGTGTGGAGGAGGGATTGCTCTGCCAGATGGTTCACTCTCCAGAATTCAACCTATTTCCTGACTCAGTGGTGTTTGAAAGCAACTTTGTCCAG GTCAAAAAGGGCAGGAACTGGATAGACATCTACAAAGCCTCCAACACCATGGCCGTTGGGGTGACCTCCTCCGtgccctgcctgccccttcccAATATCCTCCTCATGGCTAGTGTCAAATGGCACCAGggacagagccagacatggaacAGACCATCTAAAGCCCCAAACATCATCCTGAAGAG GATACTCCCCCTGAAGTTTGTGGAGCTCCAGGTCTGTGACCGGCTTCAACGCATCCTGCGGTTGAGGACAGTCACTGAGAAGATCTACTACCTAAGGCTCCACCCTGACCATCCAGAGACTGTCTTCCGCTTCTGGATCCGACTGGTTCAGATTCTGCAGAAGGGCCTGTCCATCACCACCAAAGACCCTAGGATTCTTGTCACTCACTGTCTGGTACCCAAGAACAGCTGCAGCCCCTCGGGAGACTCGAAC TTAGTACAGAAGACACCCCAAGCCTCCCAGCCCAGTGAGAGCCTCATGCAGCTGATGGCTAAGGGGGAAAGTGAAGCACTCTCTCAGATTTTTGCCGACTTGCACCAGCCCCGCCAGTTAAG TTCCAGGAGCAGCAAAAAGACACAGACCAAAAGGGACGGCCCAG AGAAAGATACTCCCAGTGAAGACAGCATCCCTTGTACCCGAGACCTCAGCTGGAGGGACTCGTTCACTTatggagagtgggaaagagagaacccctcGGGTCCGCAGCCCCTTTCACTCCTCAGCACCCTGGCAGCCTCCACGGGGCCACAGCTGTCCCCACTCATAG GAAATTGTATTTGA